From Bacillus sp. FSL K6-3431, the proteins below share one genomic window:
- the gyrA gene encoding DNA gyrase subunit A, with translation MADLPRSNVKEINLSQEMRSSFLDYAMSVIVARALPDVRDGLKPVHRRILYAMNDLGMTSDKAFKKSARIVGEVIGKYHPHGDSAVYETMVRMAQDFSYRNMLIEGHGNFGSVDGDGAAAMRYTEARMSKISMELVRDLNKDTIDYKDNYDGSEREPVVLPARFPNLLVNGSSGIAVGMATNIPPHQLGEVINALIALSEDPEITIPELMEFVHGPDFPTYGLIVGRSGIRSAYETGRGSIMMRAKVEIETKANGRETILVHELPFQVNKARLIERIAELVRDKKIEGLTDLRDESDRTGMRIVMEVRRDANANVILNNLYKLTALQTSFGINMLALVDGQPKVLNLKQCLYHYLEHQKVVIRRRTEFELRKAEARAHILEGLRIALDHIDAIISLIRGSATTDIARTGLMEQFQLSEKQAQAILDMRLQRLTGLEREKIEDEYQELLKVISELKGILADDEKVLQIIREELIEIKERFDDGRRTEIIAGGLGHIEDEDLIPRENIVVSLTHNGYIKRLPISTYRSQRRGGRGIQGMGTNEDDFVEHLITPSTHDTILFFTNKGKVYRAKGYEIPEYNRTAKGLPIINMLGVEKDEWVNTIIPVEEFVEDWYLFFATKQGVVKRTPLTAFANIRNNGLIALGLRENDELISVQLTDNNKDMIMGTKNGLLIRFNETDVRSMGRTATGVKGITLSNDDEVVGMEILEENQDVLVVTMNGFGKRTPAKEYRIQTRGGKGLITSNITERTGTVVAVETVNGDEDLMIITAGGILIRMDVKDISILGRNTQGVTLIRLADEEFVATVAKVEKEDEVVEEVGQDGEKIENNEDHTTTPLEEPIDE, from the coding sequence ATGGCGGATTTACCGAGATCGAATGTGAAAGAAATTAATTTGAGTCAAGAAATGCGTTCATCTTTTCTTGATTATGCAATGAGTGTTATTGTAGCACGTGCTTTACCTGATGTAAGGGATGGCTTGAAGCCTGTTCACCGTCGTATTTTATATGCGATGAATGATTTGGGTATGACAAGTGACAAAGCATTTAAAAAATCAGCACGGATTGTCGGTGAAGTAATCGGTAAGTATCATCCACATGGTGACTCTGCAGTTTATGAAACGATGGTGCGGATGGCACAAGACTTTAGCTATCGAAATATGCTTATAGAGGGACATGGAAACTTTGGGTCCGTTGATGGCGACGGTGCGGCTGCTATGCGTTATACAGAAGCAAGAATGTCAAAAATATCAATGGAACTTGTACGAGATTTAAATAAAGATACAATAGATTATAAAGATAACTATGATGGTTCAGAAAGAGAGCCAGTAGTTTTGCCAGCACGTTTTCCAAACTTACTAGTCAATGGTTCCTCCGGAATTGCTGTGGGGATGGCTACGAATATTCCTCCGCATCAACTAGGAGAAGTGATCAATGCGTTGATTGCCCTTAGTGAGGATCCGGAAATAACAATCCCAGAATTAATGGAATTTGTTCATGGCCCCGATTTTCCGACATACGGATTAATCGTTGGTAGAAGTGGTATTAGAAGTGCATATGAAACGGGCCGCGGTTCGATTATGATGCGTGCAAAAGTGGAAATTGAAACAAAAGCAAATGGTAGGGAAACAATTCTAGTGCATGAACTACCATTTCAAGTAAATAAAGCAAGATTAATTGAACGGATTGCTGAGCTCGTTCGGGATAAGAAGATTGAAGGATTAACTGATCTGCGTGATGAATCTGACCGAACAGGTATGAGAATTGTAATGGAAGTACGTAGAGATGCTAACGCTAATGTTATTTTAAATAATTTATATAAACTGACTGCCCTACAGACGAGTTTTGGAATAAATATGCTCGCATTGGTAGATGGACAACCTAAAGTATTAAATTTAAAACAATGCCTATACCATTATTTAGAGCATCAAAAGGTTGTCATTAGACGCAGAACAGAATTCGAGTTACGTAAAGCTGAAGCACGGGCCCATATCCTAGAGGGGCTAAGAATAGCGCTAGATCATATTGATGCAATCATTAGCTTAATCAGGGGCTCTGCTACAACGGATATTGCCCGCACAGGATTAATGGAACAATTCCAATTAAGTGAGAAACAAGCACAAGCAATTCTAGATATGAGACTTCAACGATTAACAGGCTTGGAACGGGAAAAAATAGAAGATGAATATCAAGAATTACTTAAAGTTATCTCTGAATTAAAAGGGATACTAGCAGATGATGAGAAAGTTCTGCAGATTATTAGAGAAGAATTAATCGAAATTAAAGAACGTTTCGACGATGGACGCCGGACTGAAATTATAGCAGGTGGTCTAGGACATATAGAAGATGAAGATCTTATTCCAAGAGAAAATATTGTCGTATCGCTAACTCATAATGGGTATATTAAACGCCTACCTATTTCTACTTACCGTAGCCAAAGACGGGGCGGACGAGGGATACAAGGGATGGGAACAAACGAAGATGATTTTGTTGAACATTTGATTACACCATCAACCCATGACACTATCTTGTTTTTTACAAATAAAGGTAAAGTGTATCGTGCAAAAGGGTATGAGATTCCCGAGTATAATAGAACGGCAAAAGGTTTACCGATTATTAATATGCTTGGAGTCGAAAAGGACGAATGGGTTAACACAATTATACCTGTGGAAGAATTTGTAGAAGATTGGTATTTATTCTTTGCGACGAAGCAAGGTGTGGTGAAACGAACTCCACTTACTGCCTTTGCTAATATTAGGAATAACGGTTTGATCGCCCTTGGACTTCGTGAAAATGATGAATTAATATCTGTTCAATTAACAGATAATAATAAAGACATGATTATGGGAACAAAAAATGGTCTGCTCATTCGCTTTAATGAAACAGACGTAAGGTCGATGGGACGAACAGCAACGGGTGTAAAAGGAATAACGTTATCGAATGATGATGAAGTGGTCGGAATGGAAATACTAGAAGAAAATCAAGATGTGCTAGTAGTGACAATGAATGGCTTTGGAAAAAGAACCCCCGCAAAAGAGTATAGAATCCAAACCCGTGGTGGAAAAGGATTAATTACTAGTAACATTACTGAAAGAACAGGTACGGTCGTTGCTGTAGAAACTGTCAACGGTGACGAAGACCTAATGATAATCACAGCTGGAGGAATTTTGATTCGGATGGATGTAAAGGATATCTCCATTTTAGGTCGGAATACACAAGGTGTTACGTTGATCAGGCTCGCTGATGAAGAATTCGTAGCTACTGTTGCGAAGGTTGAAAAAGAAGATGAAGTAGTTGAAGAAGTTGGGCAAGACGGGGAAAAGATAGAAAATAATGAGGATCACACAACCACCCCATTGGAAGAACCAATTGATGAATAA
- the gyrB gene encoding DNA topoisomerase (ATP-hydrolyzing) subunit B, with amino-acid sequence MDQKELQEQSYDENQIQVLEGLEAVRKRPGMYIGSTSAKGLHHLVWEIVDNSIDEALAGHCDEILLTIEEDNSITVTDNGRGIPVGIQEKMGRPAVEVILTVLHAGGKFGGGGYKVSGGLHGVGASVVNALSEKLEVYVHLNGEIHYQKYERGVPTADLKVIGETDHTGTTIRFKPDSEIFTETTEFDYDTLTARTRELAFLNKGLTLIIEDKREEPKRNEFFYEGGIKSYVEHLNRTKEVVHEEPIYIEGERDGISVEVAIQYNEGFASNLYSFANNINTYEGGTHESGFKTALTRVINDYARKSNIFKDSDSNLSGEDVREGMTAIISIKHPDPQFEGQTKTKLGNSEARTITDSLFSEHLDKVLMENPVLARQIVDKGLMAARARLAAKKARELTRRKSALEISNLPGKLADCSSRDPEISEVYVVEGDSAGGSAKQGRDRHFQAILPLRGKIINVEKARLDKILSNNEIRMIITALGTGIGEEFDIAKARYHKMVIMTDADVDGAHIRTLLLTFFYRYMRPLIEAGFVYVAQPPLYKISQGKKESYVYSDKELEDFLAEIPQTPKPGLQRYKGLGEMNPEQLWETTMNPETRTLLQVSLEDAIEADETFDMLMGEKVEPRRNFIEENALYVKNLDI; translated from the coding sequence ATGGATCAAAAAGAATTGCAAGAACAATCATACGATGAAAATCAAATACAAGTTCTAGAGGGATTAGAAGCAGTCCGTAAACGTCCGGGTATGTATATTGGATCCACAAGTGCGAAAGGTTTACATCATCTAGTATGGGAAATCGTTGATAATAGTATTGATGAAGCATTAGCAGGCCATTGTGATGAAATTCTCCTCACAATAGAAGAAGATAATAGTATTACAGTTACTGATAATGGACGTGGAATCCCAGTTGGAATACAAGAAAAAATGGGAAGACCTGCAGTAGAGGTTATTTTGACTGTTTTACATGCAGGTGGAAAATTTGGCGGCGGTGGATATAAAGTCTCAGGTGGACTGCATGGCGTAGGTGCATCTGTGGTAAATGCACTATCTGAAAAATTAGAAGTATATGTGCACTTAAACGGGGAAATCCATTATCAAAAGTATGAGCGTGGTGTTCCTACTGCTGATTTAAAAGTAATCGGAGAAACAGACCATACCGGTACAACGATTCGCTTCAAGCCAGATTCAGAAATATTTACAGAAACAACGGAGTTTGACTATGATACACTAACAGCCCGAACTCGTGAATTGGCATTTCTAAACAAGGGTCTTACGTTAATCATCGAAGATAAGCGCGAGGAACCAAAAAGAAATGAATTTTTCTATGAAGGCGGAATTAAATCATACGTCGAACACTTAAATCGTACAAAAGAAGTTGTTCACGAAGAGCCAATTTATATCGAAGGTGAACGTGATGGAATTTCCGTTGAAGTGGCTATTCAATATAACGAAGGATTTGCAAGCAATTTATATTCATTCGCAAATAATATCAACACATATGAAGGTGGTACGCATGAGTCTGGGTTTAAGACTGCGTTAACGCGTGTTATCAATGATTATGCGCGTAAAAGTAATATTTTTAAAGATAGTGATAGTAATTTGTCTGGTGAAGATGTCCGTGAAGGCATGACTGCCATCATTTCTATTAAGCACCCTGACCCACAATTTGAAGGTCAAACGAAGACGAAACTAGGAAATTCAGAAGCGCGAACAATTACAGATTCTTTATTCTCTGAGCATTTAGATAAGGTCCTTATGGAAAACCCTGTACTTGCTCGTCAAATTGTGGATAAAGGGTTAATGGCAGCTAGAGCCCGCCTTGCTGCAAAAAAAGCGCGCGAATTAACACGTCGAAAAAGTGCCCTAGAAATTTCCAACTTACCAGGAAAACTAGCAGACTGTTCTTCCCGTGATCCCGAGATCAGTGAAGTATACGTCGTTGAAGGTGACTCTGCTGGCGGTTCAGCAAAGCAAGGAAGAGATCGACATTTTCAAGCGATTTTACCATTAAGAGGAAAGATTATTAATGTTGAAAAGGCACGCCTTGATAAAATCCTTTCCAATAATGAAATCCGAATGATCATTACCGCATTAGGAACAGGAATTGGTGAGGAATTTGATATTGCTAAAGCGCGCTATCATAAAATGGTGATTATGACAGATGCTGACGTAGATGGAGCTCATATTCGTACTTTGCTTTTGACGTTCTTTTACCGATACATGCGACCTTTGATAGAGGCGGGCTTTGTTTATGTTGCACAGCCACCTTTATATAAAATTAGCCAAGGTAAAAAGGAAAGCTATGTTTATTCAGATAAAGAGCTAGAAGACTTTTTAGCAGAAATTCCTCAAACACCTAAACCAGGACTCCAACGTTACAAAGGACTTGGTGAAATGAATCCTGAACAATTATGGGAAACAACGATGAATCCTGAAACCCGAACATTACTTCAAGTAAGTCTTGAAGATGCAATTGAGGCAGATGAAACATTTGATATGCTAATGGGCGAGAAGGTAGAACCTCGGAGAAATTTCATTGAGGAAAATGCTCTTTATGTTAAAAATTTAGATATCTAG
- a CDS encoding HD-GYP domain-containing protein, with amino-acid sequence MEEIRIDFILEKDVIGKTKNPIIAANTVLTEKHLHVLKAFLIKEVDIRNKVANGDLKKTERKVKAEVDNTNTDIESSSLFFSEKYMHAIEQYKREFQSWQSGLGINMTSLRKLLIPLIEESEQDKDWIKNIHLYSNKKNYLFHHAIAVAMISNFLARGIGYDKGQSLQVAIAGCLADSGMAKITPSILTKTKLFTESDWNEMKKHPIYSYQMVKTLSLLKPEAKLAIYQHHERLDGSGYPTGEKGVRVHQLSQILAIADVYHAMTTEKPYKEKQPPFKTLQIMEEDLFGQFDIAILKVLVAGIASLSVGSAVKLSNGETGEIVYVKSEALTRPLIKIKDNGNMVDLERNRHLYIEQIIS; translated from the coding sequence GTGGAAGAAATACGTATAGACTTTATCTTGGAAAAAGATGTAATTGGCAAAACAAAGAATCCTATTATCGCAGCAAATACTGTGCTGACAGAGAAACACCTACATGTATTAAAAGCATTTTTAATAAAAGAAGTAGATATTCGAAATAAAGTCGCAAACGGTGATCTCAAAAAAACAGAAAGAAAAGTAAAAGCCGAAGTTGATAACACAAATACCGATATCGAATCGTCTAGCCTATTCTTTTCAGAAAAATATATGCATGCAATAGAGCAATATAAAAGAGAGTTTCAATCTTGGCAGTCAGGACTTGGGATAAATATGACCAGTTTAAGAAAATTACTTATTCCACTTATTGAGGAATCTGAACAAGATAAGGACTGGATTAAAAATATTCATCTTTATTCAAATAAAAAGAACTACTTATTCCACCATGCGATCGCCGTTGCTATGATTTCTAACTTTTTAGCACGGGGAATAGGATATGATAAAGGTCAATCTCTTCAAGTAGCGATTGCAGGATGTCTCGCGGATTCTGGTATGGCAAAAATAACTCCAAGTATTTTAACTAAAACAAAGCTTTTTACTGAAAGTGATTGGAATGAAATGAAGAAACACCCTATTTATAGTTATCAAATGGTAAAAACATTATCATTGCTGAAACCAGAAGCAAAATTAGCTATTTATCAACATCATGAGCGATTAGACGGTTCAGGTTATCCTACTGGTGAAAAAGGTGTCCGTGTACATCAATTATCACAAATACTGGCAATTGCTGATGTTTATCATGCAATGACAACAGAAAAACCGTATAAAGAAAAGCAACCACCATTTAAAACATTACAAATCATGGAAGAAGACTTATTTGGCCAATTTGATATAGCAATTTTAAAAGTTTTAGTTGCAGGAATTGCTTCACTTTCTGTAGGGAGCGCAGTAAAGCTTTCTAATGGAGAAACAGGAGAAATTGTTTATGTAAAATCGGAAGCGCTGACCCGACCTTTAATTAAGATAAAGGATAATGGCAATATGGTTGATTTAGAAAGAAATAGACATCTATATATAGAACAAATAATTAGTTAA
- a CDS encoding YaaC family protein — protein MYNEDTTWKQLLFFHSAETSQQYLKNCYHKIAVKDPEQKGYENSYPFIYYLEQGKVFYDQAINAPFSIKPVLLFYGLVHLIKASLLTVDPLYPSTTSVLAHGVSTRKRKKRQYQFYNDEVKVQKFGLCTYFSEQMFHVKHLEGEKFIMRDLFSLIAELDDAFLFIKNSNNITFLDQNKSGLWHIPNKIHESYYMSEKRLRHYLNTKHHGPLTWCDESNNILSFYQEASVQPPFRYHLFKQKACLPSTLHPYSQLHDLIIHYLLLYNLSMISRYETEWWFDLIKTTPNADFPFIKTFLSITEKKGPYLILQYLKSKLIKVL, from the coding sequence TTGTATAATGAGGATACTACATGGAAACAACTTTTATTTTTTCATTCCGCAGAAACTTCACAACAATATTTAAAAAATTGTTATCATAAAATTGCTGTAAAAGATCCAGAGCAAAAAGGGTACGAGAATTCTTATCCTTTTATTTACTATTTAGAACAAGGAAAAGTCTTTTACGATCAGGCTATTAATGCTCCCTTTTCTATCAAGCCAGTACTACTATTTTACGGGCTGGTCCATTTAATAAAAGCATCTTTACTTACAGTTGATCCTTTATATCCGAGTACAACCTCTGTCCTTGCTCACGGTGTTTCAACAAGAAAAAGAAAAAAACGTCAATATCAATTTTATAATGATGAAGTTAAAGTACAAAAGTTTGGCTTATGCACTTATTTTTCAGAACAAATGTTTCACGTGAAACATTTAGAAGGTGAAAAATTTATTATGCGCGATTTATTTTCTCTTATCGCCGAACTAGATGATGCTTTCCTTTTCATTAAAAATAGTAATAACATTACTTTTCTAGATCAAAACAAATCTGGACTTTGGCATATTCCTAACAAGATTCATGAGTCATACTATATGAGTGAAAAAAGATTGAGACATTACTTGAATACAAAGCATCATGGTCCACTAACCTGGTGTGATGAAAGCAATAACATACTTAGTTTTTATCAAGAGGCGTCTGTACAACCACCTTTTAGATATCATCTATTTAAACAAAAGGCTTGTTTACCTAGTACACTTCATCCATATAGCCAGCTCCATGATCTTATTATCCATTACCTACTTCTCTATAATCTAAGCATGATTTCACGCTATGAAACGGAATGGTGGTTTGATTTAATCAAAACTACACCAAACGCTGACTTCCCTTTTATTAAAACCTTTTTATCGATCACGGAAAAAAAGGGACCATACCTTATTCTCCAATATCTTAAATCAAAACTTATAAAGGTCCTTTAA